The following are encoded together in the Bradyrhizobium sp. CCGUVB1N3 genome:
- the cysW gene encoding sulfate ABC transporter permease subunit CysW, producing the protein MTMQIADSVSLSTPDTKARLHAIAARENLRTEPRAVRIAIISVAILFLTVFVVLPLVVVFAQAFSKGIMAYLAALSEPEALAAIRLTLLVAAISVGLNLVFGLVAAWAIAKFEFKGKTFLITMIDLPFSVSPVISGLVFVLLFGAQGYFGGWLRDHDIQILFAVPGIALATTFVTFPFVARALIPLMQEQGTQEEEAAISLGASGLQTFFRVTLPNIKWGVLYGVLLCNARAMGEFGAVSVVSGHIRGETNTMPLLVEILYNEYQFVAAFAIASLLAMLALITLIAKTILERHLDEGHDARDH; encoded by the coding sequence ATGACGATGCAGATCGCCGATTCGGTTTCGCTCTCCACGCCCGACACGAAGGCGCGCTTGCATGCGATCGCCGCGCGCGAAAACCTTCGTACCGAACCGAGGGCGGTGCGGATCGCGATCATCTCCGTCGCGATCCTCTTCCTCACCGTCTTCGTCGTGCTGCCACTGGTCGTGGTGTTCGCGCAGGCCTTCTCCAAAGGCATCATGGCCTACCTCGCGGCGCTGTCGGAGCCGGAGGCGCTGGCTGCGATCCGGCTGACGCTGCTGGTGGCGGCGATCTCGGTCGGCCTCAATCTCGTGTTCGGTCTTGTCGCGGCCTGGGCGATCGCCAAGTTCGAGTTCAAGGGCAAGACATTCCTGATCACAATGATCGACCTGCCGTTCTCGGTGAGCCCCGTGATCTCGGGTCTCGTCTTCGTGCTGCTGTTCGGCGCGCAGGGCTATTTCGGTGGCTGGCTGCGTGACCACGACATCCAGATCCTGTTCGCGGTGCCTGGTATTGCCCTTGCGACCACATTCGTGACCTTCCCCTTTGTGGCGCGTGCGCTGATCCCGCTGATGCAGGAGCAGGGCACGCAGGAGGAGGAGGCCGCGATCTCGCTCGGCGCCTCGGGCCTGCAAACGTTTTTCCGTGTGACCTTGCCCAATATCAAATGGGGCGTGCTTTACGGCGTCCTGCTTTGCAACGCGCGCGCGATGGGTGAGTTCGGCGCGGTCTCCGTCGTGTCCGGCCATATCCGCGGCGAAACCAACACCATGCCGCTGCTGGTCGAAATTCTCTACAACGAATACCAGTTCGTCGCCGCGTTTGCGATCGCCTCGCTGCTCGCGATGCTGGCGCTGATCACGCTGATCGCAAAGACCATTCTCGAACGTCATCTGGACGAAGGACACGACGCCCGTGACCATTGA
- a CDS encoding CAP domain-containing protein, with protein sequence MRAAAAILITLLLAGCAGNEAPVEQPSMYADMAVSGARLDAQAAAVMISQYRQNNSLGTVIIDPDLMRLAESQSQAMAAANKMNHDVRAPLAKRLAAGGYPATVAVENISAGYHTLAEAFSGWRDSPPHRANMLKSGVTKLGIAASYAPNTKYKVFWTMILASTEPR encoded by the coding sequence ATGCGCGCTGCGGCCGCAATTCTCATCACTTTGCTTCTCGCCGGCTGCGCGGGCAATGAAGCGCCGGTCGAGCAGCCGTCGATGTATGCCGACATGGCCGTATCAGGAGCGCGGCTCGATGCGCAGGCAGCCGCCGTGATGATCTCGCAGTACCGCCAGAACAACAGCCTCGGCACGGTCATCATCGATCCCGACCTGATGAGACTGGCGGAATCCCAGTCCCAGGCGATGGCGGCTGCCAACAAGATGAACCACGACGTCCGCGCGCCGCTCGCCAAGCGGCTCGCCGCCGGCGGCTATCCGGCGACCGTCGCGGTCGAGAACATCTCGGCCGGCTATCATACGCTGGCGGAAGCATTTTCCGGCTGGCGCGACTCGCCTCCGCACCGTGCCAACATGCTCAAGAGCGGTGTCACAAAATTGGGCATAGCGGCGAGCTATGCTCCGAACACCAAATACAAGGTGTTCTGGACGATGATTCTGGCATCTACCGAGCCCCGATAA
- a CDS encoding sulfate ABC transporter substrate-binding protein — MEMDMIRRIVPLAAGLLWASSALAADINLLNVSYDPTRELYVEFNKAFANAYQKETGKSVEIKQSHGGSGSQARAVIDGLQADVVTLALAYDIDAIAAKGLTAADWQKRLPQNSSPYTSTIVFLVRKGNPKGIKDWDDLVKPGVAVITPNPKTSGGARWNYLAAWGYAQKKFGSVEKTKQFIANLYQNVPVLDTGARGSTVTFVERGVGDVLLAWENEAYLALKEFGPEKFEIVAPPLSILAEPPVTIVDKVADKKGTRNAADAYLQYWYTKEGQEIAARNFYRPRDSEVAKKYENAFAKVELFTIDDVFGGWTKAQKEHFADGGVFDQIYKN, encoded by the coding sequence ATGGAGATGGACATGATCCGCCGTATCGTTCCGCTCGCGGCAGGCCTCCTCTGGGCAAGCTCGGCTCTCGCCGCTGACATCAACCTCTTGAACGTGTCGTACGATCCGACGCGTGAACTCTATGTCGAATTCAACAAGGCGTTTGCGAACGCCTATCAGAAGGAGACCGGCAAGAGCGTCGAGATCAAGCAGTCGCATGGCGGCAGTGGATCGCAGGCGCGCGCCGTGATCGACGGGTTGCAGGCCGACGTGGTGACGCTCGCGCTCGCCTATGACATTGATGCGATCGCGGCCAAGGGGCTCACTGCGGCCGATTGGCAGAAGCGCCTGCCGCAGAATTCTTCGCCCTACACCTCGACCATCGTGTTCCTGGTGCGCAAGGGCAATCCCAAAGGCATCAAGGACTGGGACGACCTGGTCAAGCCGGGCGTCGCGGTCATCACGCCGAACCCGAAGACCTCGGGCGGCGCGCGCTGGAACTATCTGGCAGCCTGGGGCTATGCGCAGAAGAAGTTCGGCTCCGTCGAGAAGACGAAGCAGTTCATCGCAAATCTCTATCAAAACGTGCCTGTCCTCGACACCGGCGCCCGCGGCTCGACCGTGACCTTCGTCGAGCGCGGCGTAGGTGATGTGCTGCTCGCCTGGGAGAACGAGGCGTACCTGGCCCTGAAGGAATTCGGCCCCGAGAAGTTCGAGATCGTGGCGCCGCCGCTCTCGATTCTCGCCGAGCCGCCGGTCACGATCGTCGACAAGGTGGCCGACAAGAAGGGCACGCGTAACGCCGCCGATGCCTACCTGCAATATTGGTACACCAAGGAAGGTCAGGAAATCGCCGCCCGCAATTTCTATCGTCCGCGCGATTCCGAAGTCGCGAAGAAATACGAGAACGCCTTCGCAAAGGTCGAACTGTTCACGATCGACGACGTTTTTGGCGGGTGGACCAAGGCGCAGAAGGAACATTTTGCCGACGGCGGCGTCTTCGATCAGATCTACAAGAACTGA
- a CDS encoding phosphoadenylyl-sulfate reductase — translation MNTIASQGPSSSAPALPSVEELDHALRDASPGEVVAAALKVVGREQLAVVSSFGTESAALLKVVADVDPAIPVVFLDTGWLFEETLAYRDTLIATLGLTDVRSISPLEETLTREDPDRDLWFSNPDACCRIRKVEPLARALKPFAAWINGRKRFQGGVRAEIPVVEDDGARLKFNPFANVSREDIEAIYARAKLPQHPLVASGFLSVGCMPCTSRTVEGEDARAGRWRGRAKTECGIHTMKVS, via the coding sequence GTGAACACAATCGCGTCGCAGGGACCATCGTCATCCGCGCCGGCGCTGCCGTCCGTCGAGGAACTCGATCACGCGTTGCGCGACGCCTCGCCCGGGGAGGTCGTTGCTGCGGCGTTGAAGGTCGTCGGACGCGAACAATTGGCGGTCGTGTCGTCGTTCGGCACGGAGTCGGCCGCGCTGCTGAAGGTGGTGGCCGACGTCGATCCGGCGATCCCGGTGGTCTTCCTCGATACCGGCTGGCTGTTCGAGGAGACGCTCGCCTATCGCGACACGCTGATCGCAACGCTCGGCCTGACGGATGTGCGCTCGATCTCGCCTCTGGAGGAGACGTTGACGCGTGAGGATCCCGACCGCGATCTCTGGTTCTCCAATCCCGACGCCTGCTGCCGCATCCGCAAAGTCGAGCCGCTGGCGCGGGCGCTAAAACCGTTTGCAGCATGGATCAACGGCCGCAAGCGTTTTCAGGGCGGCGTGCGCGCCGAGATTCCAGTCGTCGAGGATGACGGCGCGCGGCTGAAATTCAATCCGTTCGCCAACGTCTCGCGAGAGGACATCGAGGCGATCTACGCGCGCGCCAAATTGCCGCAGCATCCGCTTGTCGCGTCCGGCTTCCTGTCGGTCGGGTGTATGCCTTGCACCAGTCGCACGGTCGAAGGCGAGGATGCGCGGGCCGGTCGCTGGCGCGGTCGCGCCAAGACAGAATGCGGCATCCACACGATGAAGGTTTCGTAG
- a CDS encoding 3-hydroxybutyrate dehydrogenase: MGSLSGRNAVVTGSTSGIGLAYARAFAGAGANVVINGFGSPEDIEKERAKIEADFKVKAIYSPADMTKPAEIAGMIALGEKSFGSVDVLVNNAGIQFVSPIEEFPIEKWDQIIAINLSSAFHGIRAAVPGMKKRGWGRIINTASAHSLVASPFKSAYVSAKHGIAGLTKTVALEVATNKITCNCISPGYVWTPLVEKQIPDTMKARNLTREQVINDVLLDAQPTKEFVTSEQVAALALFLCSDDAAQITGTNLSIDGGWTAE; this comes from the coding sequence ATGGGTAGCTTGTCAGGCAGGAACGCCGTCGTGACCGGATCGACCAGCGGCATCGGGCTCGCCTATGCGCGTGCCTTTGCGGGGGCCGGCGCCAACGTCGTCATCAACGGCTTCGGCTCGCCCGAGGATATCGAGAAGGAGCGTGCCAAGATCGAGGCCGACTTCAAGGTGAAGGCGATCTACTCGCCCGCCGACATGACCAAGCCCGCCGAGATCGCCGGGATGATCGCGCTCGGCGAGAAGTCCTTCGGCTCGGTCGACGTCCTCGTCAACAATGCCGGCATCCAGTTCGTCTCGCCGATCGAGGAATTCCCGATCGAGAAATGGGACCAGATCATCGCGATCAACCTGTCCTCTGCTTTCCACGGCATCCGCGCCGCGGTGCCTGGCATGAAGAAGCGCGGCTGGGGCCGCATCATCAACACGGCGTCGGCGCATTCGCTGGTCGCCTCGCCCTTCAAGTCGGCTTACGTCTCGGCCAAGCATGGCATCGCCGGCCTCACCAAGACCGTGGCGCTCGAGGTGGCGACCAACAAGATCACCTGCAACTGCATCAGCCCCGGCTACGTCTGGACGCCGCTGGTCGAGAAGCAGATTCCGGACACGATGAAGGCGCGCAATCTGACGCGCGAGCAGGTCATCAACGACGTTCTGCTCGACGCGCAGCCGACGAAAGAGTTCGTCACCTCCGAGCAGGTGGCGGCGCTGGCGCTGTTCCTGTGCAGCGACGATGCTGCGCAGATCACCGGCACCAATCTGTCGATCG
- a CDS encoding sulfate/molybdate ABC transporter ATP-binding protein, translating to MTIEVKNLVKKFGRFAALDGVDLKVDNGELLALLGPSGSGKTTLLRIIAGLDWPDSGELAFNGEDALEQGARERNVGFVFQHYALFRHMTVFENVAFGLRVQPRAVRKDESAIRARVKELLDLVQLDWLADRYPSQLSGGQRQRIALARALAIEPRILLLDEPFGALDAKVRKELRKWLRSLHHEINVTSIFVTHDQEEALEVANRVVVMDKGKIEQIGSPADVYESPATAFVHGFIGESIELPVQVADGVVRLGDRPLGLAADGLTSGASRLFVRRHDMLVGPPGSGAFEGAVQHVRNFGPVQRAEVALFSGETIEIDAPRDKELRAGDRVGLELRRYRIFAA from the coding sequence GTGACCATTGAAGTCAAGAATCTGGTCAAGAAGTTCGGCCGCTTTGCTGCGCTCGACGGCGTCGACCTCAAGGTCGACAATGGCGAGCTGCTGGCACTGCTCGGTCCGTCCGGCTCCGGCAAGACGACGTTGCTACGGATCATCGCCGGCCTCGACTGGCCCGATTCCGGCGAGCTTGCCTTCAACGGCGAGGATGCGCTGGAGCAGGGCGCACGCGAACGGAATGTCGGTTTCGTGTTCCAGCACTACGCACTGTTTCGCCACATGACGGTGTTCGAGAACGTCGCCTTCGGCCTGCGCGTGCAGCCGCGCGCGGTCCGGAAGGACGAGTCCGCCATCCGCGCGCGCGTAAAGGAGTTGCTCGATCTCGTGCAGCTCGACTGGCTCGCCGACCGCTATCCAAGCCAGCTTTCCGGCGGCCAGCGCCAGCGCATCGCGCTGGCGCGCGCGCTCGCGATCGAGCCGCGGATCCTGTTGCTCGACGAGCCCTTCGGTGCGCTGGATGCGAAGGTACGCAAGGAGCTGCGCAAATGGCTGCGCTCGTTGCATCACGAGATCAACGTCACCTCGATCTTCGTCACGCACGATCAGGAGGAGGCACTCGAAGTCGCCAACCGGGTCGTGGTGATGGACAAGGGCAAGATCGAGCAGATCGGCTCGCCCGCTGATGTCTATGAGAGCCCGGCGACCGCCTTCGTGCACGGCTTCATCGGCGAATCCATCGAGCTGCCGGTTCAGGTTGCCGATGGCGTGGTCCGGCTTGGCGATCGGCCGCTCGGGCTCGCAGCCGACGGGCTCACGTCTGGCGCGTCACGGCTGTTCGTACGGCGACATGACATGCTGGTCGGTCCGCCCGGCAGTGGCGCCTTCGAGGGCGCCGTGCAGCATGTGCGGAACTTCGGACCCGTCCAGCGGGCGGAAGTCGCGCTGTTCAGCGGCGAAACCATCGAGATTGACGCGCCCCGCGACAAGGAGTTGCGCGCCGGCGACAGGGTTGGCCTGGAGCTCCGCCGTTATCGGATTTTTGCAGCCTAG
- the cysT gene encoding sulfate ABC transporter permease subunit CysT yields the protein MSAIAARRRTLPGFGLTMGLTLSWLSIIILIPLAGLFLRTLELSPEQFWAIVSSRRTLNALRVSFGLAFAAACVNLVMGSIIVWALVRYRFPGRRLFDAIVDVPFALPTAVAGVALTSLFAEKGWLGAPLAALGIKVAFTPLGIFIAMIFIGIPFVVRTVQPVLQDLDPEIEEAAGSLGASRWQTIIRVILPSLGPALLTGLALAFARAVGEYGSVIFIAGNLPNVSEIAPLLIVIRLSEFRYADATAIAVVMLVVSFVIIFAVNRLQRWAQNRIPVQ from the coding sequence GTGAGCGCAATCGCAGCACGACGACGAACACTGCCGGGCTTCGGTCTCACGATGGGACTGACGCTGTCCTGGCTGTCGATCATCATCCTGATTCCGCTCGCAGGCCTCTTCCTGCGCACGCTCGAGCTCAGCCCCGAGCAGTTCTGGGCCATTGTTTCCAGCCGCCGGACGCTGAACGCCTTGCGCGTGTCCTTCGGACTCGCCTTCGCGGCGGCCTGCGTCAATCTGGTCATGGGCAGCATCATCGTCTGGGCGCTGGTGCGCTACCGTTTTCCCGGCCGGCGGTTGTTCGATGCCATCGTCGACGTGCCCTTTGCGCTGCCGACCGCGGTCGCCGGCGTTGCGCTGACCTCGCTGTTTGCCGAGAAGGGCTGGCTGGGTGCGCCGCTCGCGGCCCTCGGCATCAAGGTGGCGTTCACGCCGCTCGGCATCTTCATCGCCATGATCTTCATCGGCATCCCCTTCGTGGTGCGCACCGTGCAGCCGGTGCTGCAAGACCTCGATCCCGAGATCGAGGAGGCCGCGGGCAGTCTGGGGGCCAGCCGCTGGCAGACCATCATCCGCGTGATCCTGCCCTCGCTTGGGCCGGCGCTGCTGACGGGTCTTGCGCTCGCCTTCGCGCGCGCGGTCGGCGAATACGGCTCGGTAATTTTCATCGCCGGCAACCTGCCCAACGTGTCCGAGATCGCGCCGCTTTTGATCGTGATCCGGCTCTCAGAGTTCCGTTATGCCGACGCGACCGCGATCGCGGTCGTCATGCTCGTCGTGTCCTTTGTCATCATTTTCGCGGTCAACCGGTTGCAGCGCTGGGCGCAGAACCGGATTCCGGTGCAGTGA
- a CDS encoding patatin-like phospholipase family protein, whose product MTDHQGPASNRIPANAQRVLVLQGGGALGSYQAGAYQSLCHFGFEPEWVAGISIGAVNAAIIAGNEGQTRIKRLKEFWEMVSAPVPWKPIGKSDHSRELFNSTSAALIATFGVPGFFVPRVPPAPLWPPGHPEAESYYDTAPLKRTLERLVDFDRINDLKTRLSIGAVGVTSGNFKYFDNYEFKKLGKKIGPEHIMASGALPPGFPSVIIDGEHYWDGGIASNTPLDYVLDAEFERDMLIFQVDLFSARGDLPTSLLEAAEREKDIRFSSRTRMNTDKNKQLHNARRAVRDLISKLPDYLKNDPSVEFLAKAARESTVTVVHLIYRSKNYESSSKDYDFSHVAMVEHWEAGVRDVHLSMRHKDWLEKPQSGETMVTYDLTGDVPVPPASTRSE is encoded by the coding sequence ATGACCGATCATCAAGGCCCGGCATCGAACAGAATTCCCGCCAATGCGCAGCGCGTCCTGGTGCTCCAGGGCGGTGGCGCGCTCGGCTCCTATCAGGCAGGCGCTTACCAGTCGCTCTGCCATTTCGGCTTCGAGCCGGAATGGGTCGCCGGCATCTCGATCGGAGCGGTCAACGCCGCCATCATTGCCGGCAATGAGGGCCAGACCCGCATCAAGCGGCTCAAGGAATTCTGGGAGATGGTGTCGGCGCCCGTGCCCTGGAAGCCGATCGGCAAGAGCGATCACAGCCGCGAGCTGTTCAACTCCACCAGCGCCGCATTGATCGCGACCTTCGGCGTGCCGGGCTTCTTCGTCCCGCGGGTCCCGCCCGCACCACTCTGGCCGCCGGGTCATCCGGAGGCGGAGAGCTATTACGACACCGCGCCCTTGAAGAGGACACTGGAGCGGCTGGTCGATTTCGACCGCATCAACGATCTGAAGACGCGCCTGTCGATCGGCGCGGTCGGCGTCACCTCGGGCAACTTCAAGTATTTCGACAACTACGAGTTCAAGAAGCTCGGCAAGAAGATCGGACCCGAGCACATCATGGCCTCTGGCGCGCTGCCGCCGGGCTTTCCCTCCGTCATCATCGACGGTGAGCATTACTGGGACGGCGGCATCGCCTCGAACACGCCGCTCGACTACGTGCTCGATGCCGAATTCGAGCGCGACATGCTGATCTTCCAGGTGGACCTGTTCAGCGCGCGCGGCGACTTGCCGACCTCACTGCTCGAGGCCGCCGAGCGCGAGAAGGACATCCGCTTTTCCAGCCGCACGCGGATGAACACCGACAAGAACAAGCAGTTGCACAATGCTCGCAGGGCCGTGCGCGACCTGATCAGCAAATTGCCGGATTATCTGAAGAACGATCCCTCGGTCGAATTCCTCGCCAAGGCGGCGCGCGAAAGTACCGTGACCGTCGTGCACCTGATCTACCGCAGCAAGAACTACGAGTCCTCGTCCAAGGACTACGACTTCTCGCATGTCGCCATGGTCGAGCATTGGGAAGCCGGCGTCCGCGACGTGCACTTGTCGATGCGCCACAAGGATTGGCTCGAAAAGCCGCAATCCGGCGAGACCATGGTGACTTACGATCTCACAGGGGACGTACCCGTGCCCCCGGCCTCAACCAGGAGTGAATGA